From the Jeongeupia sp. HS-3 genome, the window CTGGCGCCGTCGACGAAATCGACGCAGACGCGCGCCTTGTCGCCGACCTCCAGCAGCTCAAGCCGGCCGTCGCAAAAACTCAGGTAATGGCCGGCGGCGGGGATCTCGGTGATCGGCACGAAACCGTAACGCGCGGCCAGCGCGGTGGCGGTGGCGCAGCCGTCGCCAGCATCGATCAAAAGCAACTGCATCAGTACATCTCCGGAGCCGGTGTCGGAATCGTCACCGGGCCGAAGTTTACCGGCTCGAAGCACGGGCGGTAACGCACGCGCGGCAGCCGCGCCGCCGGATCCTGCTTGTAGAACTGTTTCAACTGTTCATACACCGCCGGGTAATGCTCGGTCAGCGCGTGCGGCGTTTCGAAGAAGTATTCCGAAAACACCGCGAAGCACTCGGCCGGGTTCTCGGCGGCGTACAGATCGATCGGGCTGTAGAGCTGGTGGTCGGCGCGACGGCTCAGGTCGTCAAAGGCCAGCGAAAAGCTGCGTTTCCAGCCGGCGTAATCCATGCCCTTGTGCAGCGGCGGGCAGCCGTTGGCATCGCCCGAGCGCATGTCGAGCTTGTGGGCGAATTCGTGGATGACCACGTTCCAGCCATCGAGCCACGGCGATTCGGACACATCCAGCCATGACAGCAGCACCGGGCCGTCGCTGCGCGCCTGGCCGGCAAGCTCCTGCTCGTACTCGTGCACCAGGCCGATATGGTCGGTATAGCGGTCGCGGCTGAGAAACTGCCCCGGGTAGACGATGACCTCGTGCCAGTCGTCATAGGCATCGAAGCCGAGATGGAGGATGGGCAGCACCGCCTGCGCCGCCAGCAATACGTGGGCGGCTTCGTTCAGCTCGAAACCGTCGACCGGGGTGATGGTTTTTTCGGTCAGAAACCACGCGGCGTGATCGCGCAGCGTCTGCAGCTCGGCACTGGAAAGGCCGATGAACAGCGGCGCGCGCATCGTCTGCTGCCACAACGCATCGGGAATCGGGTTGGCGGCCAGCAACTTGGCACGCTTGCGGGTTTTGAGAAAGCCGAACATGCGGTCTCCTTGTTTACCCGTACAGATGGGCCCGGTGGGGACAGATTCAATCGCCGGACGGCGCGAACGAGCGGCTGTCGTGCCGCTGCGACGCTGCGTCGGCCGGACGTTGTCGCCCGGAGGGCGGCGCGGCAAGCTGCGCCATCGCTACCGGGGTGACATCGGGGGCGCAACGACAGCCCGCCCGATCGGGTGTGGAGGAGAACAATGAAACAGCAGCTGATCGCGGCCGTCCTGGCCGCTGTAGCGTGGGTGAATCCAGCATTGGCGGCACGCGACGTCGGCGTCGTGTACCAGACGACCAAGGGGCCGATCAACATCATCATCCGCCCCGAGTGGAGCCCGCGTGGCGCAGAACGCTTCCTGCAACTGGTCGACGCCGGCCACTTCAACCGCGTGCCGTTCTTCCGTTGCCTCGACGGCTTCCTGTGCCAGTTCGGCTATCCGCAGTCAAAGGCCGCGACGAAACAGTGGTCGGCGATCGCCGACGACCCGAAGCAGCCGGCGCTGCGCCAGTTCAAGCGCGGCTACATCAGCTTCGCCGGAGCCGGCCCGAACACCCGCACCGAGCACCTGTTCATTACGCTGGGCGATAAGGTCGAATCGCTAGGCACCCAGCCGTGGGAAACGCCGATCGGCTATGTGGCGCCGGCGTCGATGCAGCAGACCGTCAGCCGTTTCAACATGAGCTACGGCGATATTCCGCCCTGGGGCAAGGGGCCGGATCCGCAGAAGCTGCAGGGGACGGGGGCGGCCGAGTACTTGAAGCAGAATTTCCCTGCGCTGGAGTACAGTCAGTCGTGCAAGCGGGGATGAAATGCGTAGGTTGGGCTGAATGAAGCCCAACAATGGCAGCGCATGATCAAGCCGTCATGGGATTGGCGCGTTGGGCTTCGTGGCCTCAGCCCAACCTACGGGCTGGCACATTAACGCTGCAAAAAAAAGTAGCAAATGAATATGGCGCATCCCGATCAACCACCGCGCACGGTGGATTGGCTCCGCCGAATGGCCCAAGGCCACCTCGTCCACCCTACAACAGGGTAGGGCGGATTCGGAGCAAAGCGACAATCCGCCATTCAGTGGCATTGATCCGGCGTACCGCGGTGCGGTGAATGCAATAAAGTCCAGCATTAGCAGGGCACGATCAGACTGTTATGGCGCGCGTTGGGCTTCGCTGGGTTAGCACAATTTACGGACTGGATAACTCAAAATCCAAGGGTCGCGACAGCCATGGTCACGATAAAATCGTATGGCTTTCGGGGTTAATTCTTCGGCAACTTTTATTAAAGTGGATGAGTATGATCTACGTGAGGTTGCCTCGTATTTGTACCGTGAATGAGTGAAGACATCTGAAAAATCAACTAAGAAAGTGACAAGTTGTTCATCAAATAATGATTCTTTTACTTCTTTCGGTAGCTGTTCGTACAGGTGGCATAAATTATGAGGTTTCATTCCTTTGGGATTTCTATACTCATATTTTTCATATGCAGAGCCAAGATTTTCAACAGGTTTAACCAAAAAGCTTTTTAGTAGAATTTCAATAGAAAGAGCCGCATTCAGTTCTGCAACTGACAGAAGAGTGTTGTGGTTTTTTAAAACCGTTGCGGCTTGGAGGTATTTGTTGCTTTCTTCTAAGAGCCATGGTGCCAAACTGATATCGGTCAATGTTCAGTCCTAATGAATAAGATGGCCTAACAAATAAAAGGAACTTCCCGTCCCTAGCCTGCGGCGGAAGCCGCAGGCAGTCTACCGATCCAGTCGCAGGGGGAGCGTTTGGGCCTGGAGCAGCGTTGCATTGTGCGCCAGAAGTACAAAGGCCGCGCAGTGAGCGCGGCCTTGATGGGGCGGGTCTGCGATTGGACTTACTTCGCCGCCTGCATACTCAACTGCAACTCCTGCTGCGCCGCCGGGGTGAACGGGTGCAGATGCGAGAGGAATTGCTGGCTGGCGGCGGCCCACGAGAAGCGCTCGGCGAAGCGGCGTACTTCAAGCCGGTCGAGCTTCAGTGCGGCAAGGCAGGCGGCCTGCAGATCGTTGTTGAGCGCGCCGGGGCCGTCGATGCCGATCACGTCGATCGGCCCGGTGACCGGGTAGGCGGCCACGGGGCAGCCGCAGCCCATGGCTTCGAGCAATACCAGCCCGAAGGTGTCGGTGCGGCTGGGGAAGACGAACACATCGGCCGAACTGTAGACCTCGGCTAGTTCGGTCTGGCTCAGCACGCCCAGCCAGTTGACGCCGGCGTACTTGGCTTTCAGCGATGCGGCCGCCGGGCCGTCGCCGCAGACCCATTTCGAGCCGGGCAGATCGAGTTCAAGGAAGGCTTCGACGTTCTTTTCCACCGCCACCCGGCCGACGTAGACGAAGATCGGCCGGCGGGTCTGCAGCTTGTCGCGCGTCACCGGTTTGAACACGTCCAGATCAACGCCGCGCGACCACATCACCGTCTTGGTGAAACCGCGCGCCTTCAGGTCGTCGACCACGACGCGGGTCGGCGCCATCGTGGCCTCGGCGGCGTTGTGGAAATTGGCGAGCCAGCGATACGTCCAGGCGATCGGAATGCCGAAGCGCAGCTGCACGTACTCGGGGAAGCGCGAGTGGTAGGCGGTGGTGAAGGGCAGTGTGTGCCTGATGCAGTATTTGCGTGTGGCCAG encodes:
- a CDS encoding peptidylprolyl isomerase → MKQQLIAAVLAAVAWVNPALAARDVGVVYQTTKGPINIIIRPEWSPRGAERFLQLVDAGHFNRVPFFRCLDGFLCQFGYPQSKAATKQWSAIADDPKQPALRQFKRGYISFAGAGPNTRTEHLFITLGDKVESLGTQPWETPIGYVAPASMQQTVSRFNMSYGDIPPWGKGPDPQKLQGTGAAEYLKQNFPALEYSQSCKRG
- a CDS encoding zinc-dependent peptidase, producing MFGFLKTRKRAKLLAANPIPDALWQQTMRAPLFIGLSSAELQTLRDHAAWFLTEKTITPVDGFELNEAAHVLLAAQAVLPILHLGFDAYDDWHEVIVYPGQFLSRDRYTDHIGLVHEYEQELAGQARSDGPVLLSWLDVSESPWLDGWNVVIHEFAHKLDMRSGDANGCPPLHKGMDYAGWKRSFSLAFDDLSRRADHQLYSPIDLYAAENPAECFAVFSEYFFETPHALTEHYPAVYEQLKQFYKQDPAARLPRVRYRPCFEPVNFGPVTIPTPAPEMY
- a CDS encoding glycosyltransferase family 1 protein, translated to MNILIVTDAWEPQVNGVVRTLKQTRRELEKLGHTVEMITPQDFTTFPCPTYPEIRLSWRPGRKIAARIEAFRPDAIHIATEGPLGLATRKYCIRHTLPFTTAYHSRFPEYVQLRFGIPIAWTYRWLANFHNAAEATMAPTRVVVDDLKARGFTKTVMWSRGVDLDVFKPVTRDKLQTRRPIFVYVGRVAVEKNVEAFLELDLPGSKWVCGDGPAAASLKAKYAGVNWLGVLSQTELAEVYSSADVFVFPSRTDTFGLVLLEAMGCGCPVAAYPVTGPIDVIGIDGPGALNNDLQAACLAALKLDRLEVRRFAERFSWAAASQQFLSHLHPFTPAAQQELQLSMQAAK